The following are from one region of the Shinella sp. PSBB067 genome:
- a CDS encoding HAD family phosphatase, with protein sequence MTHPELFIFDCDGVLVDSEILSVRAYVRAYARHGLAIEESDVAKCFGMKQADIFQSIGAATRQVFPPEHAGDLWEEIRTLLQAELVAIEGIDRLLDALPARRCVASSSAPERIALSLSLTGLTQRFGEAVFSSTMVKAGKPAPDLFLHAAASMGAAPAQCVVFEDSIYGIIAARAAGMHAIGFTGGRHLPPGHGALLLEAGAHRVFGSWREAGEALGLGAEMARVTRR encoded by the coding sequence ATGACACATCCGGAACTCTTCATCTTCGATTGTGACGGCGTACTCGTGGACAGCGAGATCCTGTCGGTGCGCGCCTATGTGCGGGCCTATGCCCGCCACGGGCTCGCCATCGAGGAGAGCGACGTCGCCAAGTGCTTCGGCATGAAGCAGGCCGACATCTTCCAGTCCATCGGTGCGGCGACCCGCCAGGTCTTTCCGCCCGAACATGCGGGCGACCTGTGGGAGGAAATCCGCACGCTGCTTCAAGCGGAGCTCGTCGCGATCGAGGGGATCGACAGGCTTCTCGATGCGCTGCCGGCAAGGCGCTGCGTCGCCTCCTCGTCGGCGCCGGAGCGCATTGCCCTCAGCCTTTCCCTGACGGGCCTCACGCAGCGCTTCGGCGAGGCGGTGTTCAGCTCGACGATGGTGAAGGCGGGAAAGCCGGCGCCGGACCTTTTCCTCCACGCGGCCGCCAGCATGGGCGCGGCGCCGGCGCAATGCGTGGTTTTCGAGGATTCCATCTACGGGATCATCGCGGCCCGGGCGGCCGGCATGCATGCCATCGGCTTCACGGGCGGCCGCCATCTGCCGCCCGGGCATGGCGCGCTGCTGTTGGAAGCCGGCGCCCATCGCGTCTTCGGCAGTTGGCGGGAGGCTGGCGAGGCGCTTGGCCTCGGCGCCGAAATGGCGCGCGTCACTCGTCGATGA
- a CDS encoding sugar-binding transcriptional regulator, producing MSDLSDDLRTRAAWLYYKEGMTQDQVAQELGLNRAKVLRMLAASRLDGTVQIRVLSKQSNCVALERELEKKYNLERAIVVPVPKQTEQLPEIIGGVLGEYVTDLLKENMIIGLGWGKTLSSCLPAIPQQTDAHISVVSLLGGLTRVSAFNPSEFAWRLGDRLAAEAYLIAAPVFAPDERTRDALLTHPGIREVFRRSENLDVAIVSVGDLSPGSTFSRYGLLERDELMSLQKAGAVGDILCRFIDADGEIIDHEVNRRVVAVDPRSLRTARKVVLASGGWHKYAAFRGALKLLSPHVVLTDIEIAQRLIDE from the coding sequence GTGTCCGACCTGTCCGATGATCTGCGCACGAGGGCGGCCTGGCTCTACTACAAGGAAGGCATGACGCAGGACCAGGTGGCGCAGGAGCTTGGCCTCAACCGCGCCAAGGTGCTGCGCATGCTGGCGGCCTCCCGCCTCGACGGCACGGTGCAGATTCGCGTCCTGTCCAAGCAGAGCAATTGCGTCGCGCTGGAACGGGAGCTGGAGAAGAAATACAATCTCGAGCGCGCGATCGTCGTGCCCGTTCCCAAGCAGACGGAGCAGCTTCCCGAGATCATCGGCGGCGTGCTCGGCGAATATGTCACCGATCTGCTCAAGGAGAACATGATCATCGGCCTCGGCTGGGGCAAGACGCTGAGCTCCTGCCTGCCGGCGATCCCGCAGCAGACGGACGCGCACATCTCCGTCGTGTCGCTGCTGGGCGGGCTGACCCGCGTCAGCGCCTTCAACCCGTCCGAATTCGCCTGGCGCCTCGGCGACCGCCTTGCCGCGGAAGCCTATCTCATCGCCGCGCCGGTCTTCGCCCCGGACGAGCGCACCCGCGACGCGCTGCTGACCCATCCCGGCATCCGCGAGGTCTTCCGCCGCTCGGAAAACCTCGACGTCGCCATCGTCAGCGTCGGCGACCTGTCGCCCGGCTCCACCTTCAGCCGCTACGGCCTGCTGGAGCGCGACGAGCTCATGTCGCTGCAGAAGGCCGGCGCGGTCGGCGACATCCTCTGCCGCTTCATCGATGCCGATGGCGAGATCATCGACCACGAGGTCAACCGCCGCGTCGTGGCCGTCGACCCGCGTTCGCTGCGCACGGCGCGCAAGGTCGTGCTCGCCTCCGGCGGCTGGCATAAATATGCGGCCTTCCGCGGCGCGCTGAAGCTGCTGTCGCCGCATGTGGTCCTGACCGATATCGAGATCGCCCAGCGCCTCATCGACGAGTGA
- a CDS encoding sugar ABC transporter ATP-binding protein — translation MAIFEAVDVAKSFGVIRALKGVSVGIRAGEVHAIIGENGAGKSTLMSIFCGKAPPSTGELRRNGKPVQFHRPLDAQQAGISIAPQEINLVPDLTAAENIMLGAHRRGPLGIDWKATRALASEHLLKIDHSIDPATRVSALSKAQQQLVQIARAAATSADILILDEPTATLTSRETEKLFAYIRAFRAAGGSIFYISHRLDEILELSDRISVLRDGAFVCELDPKTTTKEEMVQAMAGRAIGKGNPAPHVHLENREVVLSVRGLTRQGEFEDVSFDLHRGEILGVSGLVGAGRTEVAKCIFGLTRADAGSVELFGERLDNRSPLASIAKGLVYLPEERKQEGIFPLLSISENMAMPSLGRYGGLLRLRNGDMMKEVDGFVSRLRIKLGSTGDPITSLSGGNQQKVIIGRWLMKNARVLIMDEPTRGIDVAAKFEIQQELRRFTDRENLSIIFISSELEEVLDVSDRILVMHEGRVKGMPTAAEATQESLLQLAMS, via the coding sequence ATGGCTATTTTCGAGGCCGTAGACGTTGCCAAGTCATTCGGCGTCATCAGGGCGCTGAAGGGCGTCTCCGTCGGCATCAGGGCCGGGGAGGTGCACGCCATCATCGGCGAGAACGGCGCGGGCAAGTCCACGCTGATGAGCATCTTCTGCGGCAAGGCCCCGCCGAGCACGGGCGAGCTGCGGCGCAACGGCAAGCCGGTCCAGTTCCATCGGCCGCTGGATGCGCAGCAGGCCGGCATTTCCATCGCCCCGCAGGAAATCAACCTCGTTCCCGACCTCACGGCGGCCGAGAACATCATGCTCGGCGCGCACCGGCGCGGCCCGCTCGGCATCGACTGGAAGGCGACGCGCGCGCTGGCGAGCGAGCACCTGCTCAAGATCGATCATTCCATCGACCCGGCCACGCGGGTGTCCGCGCTCAGCAAGGCGCAGCAGCAGCTCGTGCAGATCGCGCGCGCGGCGGCGACCTCGGCCGATATTCTCATCCTGGACGAGCCCACCGCGACGCTCACCTCGCGCGAGACCGAAAAGCTGTTCGCCTATATCCGCGCCTTCCGCGCCGCCGGCGGCTCGATCTTCTACATCTCCCACAGGCTGGACGAGATCCTGGAGCTTTCCGACCGCATCAGCGTCCTGCGCGACGGCGCCTTCGTCTGCGAGCTCGACCCGAAGACGACGACCAAGGAGGAGATGGTGCAGGCCATGGCCGGCCGGGCGATCGGCAAGGGCAATCCGGCGCCGCATGTCCACCTGGAAAACCGCGAGGTCGTGCTCTCCGTGCGCGGGCTGACGCGCCAGGGCGAATTCGAGGATGTGTCCTTCGACCTGCACCGCGGCGAGATCCTCGGGGTCTCGGGCCTCGTCGGCGCGGGGCGCACCGAGGTCGCCAAGTGCATCTTCGGCCTCACGCGGGCGGATGCGGGCAGCGTGGAACTGTTTGGCGAGCGGCTCGACAACCGCAGCCCGCTGGCGTCCATCGCCAAGGGCCTCGTCTACCTGCCGGAGGAACGCAAGCAGGAGGGGATCTTCCCCTTGCTGTCCATCTCGGAGAACATGGCGATGCCCTCGCTCGGGCGCTATGGCGGGCTCCTGCGCCTGCGCAACGGCGACATGATGAAGGAGGTCGACGGTTTCGTCAGCCGCCTGCGCATCAAGCTCGGGTCCACCGGCGATCCGATCACGTCGCTTTCGGGCGGCAACCAGCAGAAGGTGATCATCGGCCGCTGGCTGATGAAGAATGCCCGCGTGCTGATCATGGACGAGCCGACGCGCGGCATCGACGTCGCCGCCAAGTTCGAGATCCAGCAGGAGCTGCGCCGGTTCACCGACCGGGAGAACCTGTCCATCATCTTCATTTCCTCCGAGCTCGAGGAGGTCCTCGACGTCTCGGACCGCATCCTCGTCATGCATGAGGGCCGCGTGAAGGGGATGCCCACGGCTGCCGAAGCCACCCAGGAATCCCTGCTCCAGCTTGCGATGAGCTGA
- a CDS encoding ABC transporter permease, translated as MQSKAIVSERPLRAPRLDGMFKIRALQDYIVYIVFAAVFVYFAIMIGDSGFLTVRNMFNIARTTAMIVVMATAMTFVIGAGELDLSVGSTAALSALVCALVMQAGYGWGFAVAAALGAGLVVGCLNGFFVTVVGIPSFLVTLGMMQFIRGFDMRVTYTNPISISNTTFNSLFGSGSLWGIPSLLFWSVIVAALGHVVLRYTSFGRQILATGGNRLAAEYSGVKTRRIKFLAFLLTAAAAALAGLLYSGMMQTARYNFGEGAELMVIAAVILGGTSLFGGRATIIGTFTGALMIGTINNGLIIMGLDVSEQMMISGAIIILAVAFARKRNS; from the coding sequence ATGCAATCCAAGGCCATCGTCTCGGAGCGGCCCCTGCGGGCGCCGCGGCTTGACGGCATGTTCAAGATCCGCGCCCTGCAGGACTACATCGTCTATATCGTCTTCGCGGCGGTCTTCGTCTACTTCGCGATCATGATCGGCGACAGCGGCTTCCTGACCGTCCGCAACATGTTCAACATCGCGCGCACCACCGCCATGATCGTCGTCATGGCGACGGCCATGACCTTCGTCATCGGCGCGGGCGAGCTCGATCTGTCTGTCGGCTCGACCGCGGCGCTCTCCGCCCTCGTCTGCGCGCTCGTCATGCAGGCGGGCTACGGCTGGGGATTTGCGGTGGCGGCGGCGCTCGGCGCGGGTCTCGTCGTCGGCTGCCTCAACGGCTTCTTCGTCACGGTGGTCGGCATTCCGTCCTTCCTGGTGACGCTCGGCATGATGCAGTTCATCCGCGGCTTCGACATGCGCGTCACCTACACCAATCCGATCTCGATCTCCAATACGACCTTCAACAGCCTGTTCGGTTCGGGAAGCCTCTGGGGCATTCCCTCGCTGCTCTTCTGGTCGGTGATCGTGGCGGCGCTCGGCCATGTGGTCCTGCGCTATACATCCTTCGGCCGCCAGATACTCGCCACCGGCGGCAATCGCCTGGCGGCGGAATATTCCGGCGTGAAGACGCGGCGCATCAAGTTCCTCGCCTTCCTGCTGACGGCGGCGGCGGCCGCGCTCGCGGGCCTGCTTTATTCCGGCATGATGCAGACGGCGCGCTACAATTTCGGCGAGGGCGCCGAGCTGATGGTCATCGCGGCGGTGATCCTCGGCGGCACCAGCCTCTTCGGCGGCCGGGCGACCATCATCGGCACCTTCACCGGGGCGCTGATGATCGGCACCATCAACAACGGGCTCATCATCATGGGCCTCGACGTCTCCGAGCAGATGATGATCTCGGGCGCCATCATCATCCTTGCGGTCGCTTTTGCCCGCAAGCGAAATTCCTAA
- a CDS encoding ABC transporter permease, translating to MSENTMSDGAIRKNDRRPSLVARFWRWEASGITVALIALMVVLSLAADNFFSSYNMSVVARQAAFVGLVALGQTLVLLVGGIDLSVGAAAGLSAIVGAMMLNMLGIHPYLVIPLTMLFGLSLGFINGFFVAGLRLNPFIVTLATWEIFAGMTMVLTKGYPIRPLGEQFGFFGKGEILGVPVPVLIFLFAGVVLIWMLTQTRFGRNIFAVGGNREAAVLVGIRVKLVEFLVFGLAGMFAALAGILFASRMDAGQPSVGEGWLMGAITAAILGGTSLRGGQGSIVGTMLGAMLLTVLANGTVLLNVSGFWQRVIVGCVVLIAVLVDLFRRKN from the coding sequence ATGAGTGAGAACACGATGTCCGATGGCGCGATCCGCAAGAACGACCGCCGGCCGAGCCTTGTCGCCCGCTTCTGGCGCTGGGAGGCGAGCGGCATCACCGTGGCGCTGATCGCGCTGATGGTGGTCCTGTCGCTGGCGGCCGACAACTTCTTCTCGTCCTACAACATGTCCGTGGTGGCGCGGCAGGCGGCGTTCGTCGGCCTCGTCGCGCTCGGGCAGACGCTGGTGCTTCTCGTCGGCGGCATCGATCTTTCCGTCGGCGCGGCGGCCGGGCTTTCGGCTATCGTCGGCGCGATGATGCTCAACATGCTGGGCATCCATCCCTATCTCGTCATTCCCCTGACGATGCTCTTCGGCCTGTCGCTCGGCTTCATCAACGGCTTCTTCGTCGCGGGCCTCAGGCTCAATCCCTTCATCGTCACGCTCGCGACCTGGGAAATCTTCGCCGGCATGACGATGGTGCTGACCAAGGGCTATCCGATCCGGCCGCTCGGCGAACAGTTCGGCTTCTTCGGCAAGGGCGAGATCCTCGGCGTCCCGGTGCCGGTTCTCATCTTCCTTTTCGCCGGCGTGGTCCTCATCTGGATGCTGACCCAGACGCGGTTCGGCCGCAACATCTTCGCCGTCGGTGGAAACCGGGAGGCGGCCGTCCTCGTCGGCATCCGCGTCAAGCTGGTCGAGTTCCTGGTCTTCGGGCTTGCCGGCATGTTCGCCGCGCTCGCCGGCATCCTCTTTGCAAGCCGCATGGATGCGGGCCAGCCCTCGGTAGGCGAAGGCTGGCTGATGGGCGCCATCACCGCCGCAATTCTGGGTGGCACGAGCCTGCGCGGCGGGCAGGGCTCCATCGTCGGCACGATGCTCGGCGCCATGCTGCTGACGGTCCTTGCCAACGGCACGGTTCTGCTGAACGTCTCCGGCTTCTGGCAGCGGGTGATCGTCGGTTGCGTGGTGCTGATCGCCGTCCTCGTCGACCTCTTCCGGCGCAAAAACTGA
- a CDS encoding GntR family transcriptional regulator: MPASFSSQPNAPVTAEEEAHRHIQQALRLGRYKPGERLIAEDIAAEIGTSRMPVREAFRRLAADGLVVLRPNRGCIVAGLTLDELYEVFEIRSVLEGLAVRLAIHRIDEEVLDELERLLERMERAGQSGSSDWVVRHQEFHGRIYALSGRPKLIRQIAALHVVIEPYMRIWFDYVDKPLSSREEHAALIAALRSGDARHAEQVMQDHILGTAPMLAEFASPSRR; the protein is encoded by the coding sequence ATGCCCGCCAGCTTCTCCAGTCAGCCGAATGCACCCGTCACCGCGGAGGAGGAGGCTCATCGCCATATCCAGCAGGCGCTTCGGCTCGGGCGCTACAAGCCCGGCGAGCGGCTGATCGCGGAAGACATCGCCGCGGAGATCGGCACGAGCCGCATGCCCGTGCGGGAAGCCTTCCGGCGGCTGGCGGCCGATGGTCTCGTGGTGCTGAGGCCCAATCGCGGCTGCATCGTCGCGGGCCTGACGCTCGACGAGCTCTACGAGGTCTTCGAGATACGCTCCGTACTGGAGGGCCTCGCCGTGCGCCTCGCCATTCACCGTATCGACGAGGAGGTGCTCGACGAACTGGAGCGGCTGCTGGAGCGCATGGAGCGCGCCGGCCAGAGCGGCAGCAGCGACTGGGTCGTGCGCCACCAGGAGTTCCACGGCCGGATCTACGCGCTCAGCGGGCGGCCGAAGCTCATCCGCCAGATCGCCGCGCTTCATGTGGTGATCGAGCCCTACATGCGCATCTGGTTCGACTATGTCGACAAGCCGCTCTCCTCGCGCGAGGAGCACGCGGCGCTGATCGCCGCGCTGCGCTCGGGCGATGCGCGCCATGCCGAACAGGTGATGCAGGACCATATTCTCGGCACGGCGCCCATGCTGGCCGAGTTCGCGAGTCCGAGCCGGCGCTGA
- a CDS encoding carbohydrate kinase family protein — protein MTTYDYASIGFYTFDCLGRPVTAIPPGGNTYFVEEITMAVSGAAGAAAIVAAKYGLKVLAVGGIGEDLMGAWVIDRLDQFGVDTSRMELCKGVGTSSSIVTTRPDGQRPALHMRGATGAFEVRPEHVDQVLDAKVVHMGGTGLMDRMDGAKSFALMAEARRRGRITTLDVFAADRKDMANVAGLLPNTDYFIPSIEEAQALSGLADKEDIGRHFIDLGVGCIVMTMGAEGAYYHHRDGTRLHMPAFDIDVVCTCGCGDAFNAGFATGLIKGMNPEETMRLAQASSALNASGLGSQAGVTDLEAALDFIRHTKVKGPAKVLQRVG, from the coding sequence ATGACGACATACGACTACGCATCCATCGGTTTCTACACCTTCGATTGCCTCGGCAGGCCGGTGACGGCCATTCCGCCGGGCGGCAACACCTATTTCGTCGAGGAAATCACCATGGCCGTCTCGGGCGCCGCCGGCGCGGCGGCGATCGTCGCCGCCAAGTACGGCCTCAAGGTGCTCGCCGTCGGCGGCATCGGCGAGGACCTGATGGGCGCATGGGTGATCGACCGCCTCGACCAGTTCGGCGTGGACACCTCCCGCATGGAACTCTGCAAGGGCGTGGGCACCTCCTCGTCGATCGTCACCACGCGGCCCGACGGGCAGCGCCCGGCGCTCCACATGCGCGGGGCGACCGGCGCCTTCGAGGTGCGGCCCGAGCATGTCGACCAGGTGCTGGACGCCAAGGTCGTCCATATGGGCGGCACGGGCCTCATGGACCGGATGGACGGCGCGAAGAGCTTCGCGCTGATGGCCGAGGCGCGCCGGCGCGGACGCATCACCACCCTCGACGTCTTCGCCGCGGACAGGAAGGACATGGCGAACGTCGCCGGACTGCTACCGAACACCGACTACTTCATCCCCTCCATCGAGGAGGCGCAGGCGCTGTCCGGCCTCGCCGACAAGGAGGATATCGGCCGCCACTTCATCGACCTCGGGGTCGGCTGCATCGTCATGACGATGGGCGCCGAGGGCGCCTATTACCACCACCGCGACGGAACACGCTTGCACATGCCGGCCTTCGACATCGACGTCGTGTGCACCTGCGGGTGCGGCGATGCCTTCAATGCCGGCTTTGCGACCGGGCTGATCAAGGGCATGAATCCTGAAGAGACGATGCGCCTCGCCCAGGCCTCCTCCGCGCTCAATGCCAGCGGGCTCGGCAGCCAGGCGGGCGTCACCGATCTGGAGGCGGCGCTCGACTTCATCCGTCACACGAAGGTCAAGGGCCCGGCAAAGGTTCTCCAGCGCGTCGGCTGA
- a CDS encoding alpha/beta fold hydrolase has translation MVEIYDHEGKAVKHGRARVNGIRMHYVTAGEGEPLLLLHGTPKTHFYWYRLIPLLTPHFRVVAPDLRGFGDTDKPPAEEGYDSRTNARDMAELMTQLGHETFHLHGEDRGAEFAYVLAASEPDRVRTLSFAEMLLSGQGLEEWSNFTPEKVSSQFRMAGVWLWHIPFFWIPHLPEMLISGREREFWEFWIKAETWNPNAIADEAITEWIARLSAPGGLRGCLETYRAGLKNARINDELIKTKLKMPVMTLGAPEFFGELVRDQMERVAERVVRSDVFEECGHSLALEAPDRLASALLDFIRENG, from the coding sequence TTGGTCGAGATCTATGATCATGAGGGCAAGGCGGTGAAGCACGGGCGTGCCCGCGTCAACGGCATCCGCATGCACTATGTGACGGCGGGGGAAGGCGAGCCGCTGCTTCTTCTGCACGGGACGCCCAAGACCCATTTCTACTGGTATCGCCTGATCCCGCTCCTGACCCCGCATTTCCGCGTCGTGGCGCCCGACCTGCGCGGCTTCGGCGATACCGACAAGCCGCCGGCGGAGGAGGGCTACGACAGCCGCACCAATGCCCGCGACATGGCGGAGCTGATGACGCAGCTCGGGCACGAGACCTTCCACCTGCACGGCGAGGACCGCGGCGCGGAATTCGCCTATGTTCTGGCCGCCAGCGAGCCGGATCGCGTGCGCACCCTCTCCTTCGCCGAGATGCTCCTGTCGGGGCAGGGCCTGGAGGAATGGTCGAATTTCACGCCGGAGAAGGTGTCCTCGCAGTTCCGTATGGCGGGCGTCTGGCTCTGGCACATCCCCTTCTTCTGGATCCCCCACCTGCCGGAAATGCTGATCTCCGGCCGCGAGCGCGAGTTCTGGGAGTTCTGGATCAAGGCGGAGACCTGGAACCCGAATGCCATCGCCGACGAGGCGATCACCGAATGGATCGCCCGCCTTTCGGCGCCCGGCGGCCTGCGCGGCTGCCTGGAGACCTATCGGGCCGGCCTCAAGAACGCCCGCATCAACGACGAGCTGATCAAGACGAAGCTGAAGATGCCGGTCATGACCCTCGGCGCGCCGGAATTCTTCGGCGAGCTGGTCAGGGACCAGATGGAGCGCGTCGCCGAGCGCGTCGTCAGATCCGACGTGTTCGAGGAATGCGGCCACAGCCTTGCCCTCGAGGCGCCGGACCGCCTGGCGTCCGCGCTGCTCGATTTCATCCGCGAAAACGGGTGA
- a CDS encoding sugar ABC transporter ATP-binding protein codes for MPQDRAVLEMRDIEKSFAHNRVLNKVDFTLNRGEVHALMGGNGAGKSTLMKILSGVYEKDGGTIRIEGEAVAFADATDARRAGIAMIFQEFSLVPTLSVAQNIFLNGEPKKGIFIRDGEAVRRARRILDELGVDIEPRMSVSELSVGQCQMVEIAKALSRQARILVMDEPTASLSEAETEALFALVGRLKASGISIIYISHRMAEIFSVCDRVTVMRDGGVRLTAPCSEVSMAELVETMLGSDEVEGFRWHDRGYRRSGAPLLTLRGVSLPPRISDVSFDVGAGEIVGIAGLMGSGRTEIAEAIFGRRPLAAGEILIDGKPVTSQAQAIAAGIALVPEDRRRLGLVLEHSVGQNMLLPSLGLFTAGAFVNDRGAARMIRRMIEALNIKTESADKPARLLSGGNQQKIVLGKWLARRPRLLVLDEPTIGVDIGAKSEIARAVREMADEGVAVVIISSELEELLAVSDRLLVLHNGRIFQDVQRQDIGSEEELHHAIQGHRLGAAPAGAAA; via the coding sequence ATGCCGCAAGATCGAGCCGTTCTCGAAATGCGCGACATCGAGAAGTCCTTTGCGCACAACAGGGTGCTGAACAAGGTCGACTTCACGCTGAACCGCGGCGAAGTCCATGCGCTGATGGGCGGCAACGGCGCCGGCAAGTCGACGCTGATGAAGATCCTGTCCGGCGTCTACGAGAAGGATGGCGGGACCATCCGCATCGAGGGCGAGGCGGTCGCCTTCGCCGACGCGACCGACGCGCGGCGCGCCGGCATCGCCATGATCTTCCAGGAATTCAGCCTCGTTCCAACGCTTTCCGTGGCGCAGAACATCTTTCTCAACGGCGAGCCGAAGAAGGGCATCTTCATCCGTGACGGGGAGGCCGTGCGCCGCGCGCGCCGGATTCTCGACGAGCTCGGCGTCGACATCGAGCCGCGGATGTCCGTCAGCGAGCTGAGCGTCGGCCAGTGCCAGATGGTCGAGATCGCCAAGGCGCTGTCGCGCCAGGCGCGGATCCTCGTGATGGACGAGCCGACGGCCTCGCTGTCCGAAGCCGAGACGGAAGCCCTCTTCGCGCTGGTCGGGCGGCTGAAGGCGAGCGGCATTTCCATCATCTACATCTCGCACCGCATGGCGGAGATCTTCAGCGTGTGCGACCGCGTCACCGTCATGCGCGATGGCGGGGTGCGCCTGACGGCGCCCTGCAGCGAGGTCAGCATGGCCGAGCTGGTCGAGACCATGTTGGGATCGGACGAGGTGGAAGGCTTCAGGTGGCACGACCGCGGCTACCGCCGCTCGGGTGCGCCCCTTCTCACGCTTCGCGGCGTCAGCCTGCCGCCCCGCATCAGCGATGTCAGCTTCGATGTCGGCGCGGGCGAGATCGTCGGCATCGCCGGGCTGATGGGGTCCGGGCGCACCGAGATCGCCGAGGCGATCTTCGGGCGCCGGCCGCTGGCCGCCGGAGAGATCCTGATCGACGGCAAGCCGGTCACCAGCCAGGCGCAGGCGATCGCCGCGGGCATCGCGCTCGTGCCGGAGGATCGCCGCCGCCTTGGCCTCGTGCTGGAACACTCCGTCGGACAGAACATGCTTCTGCCTAGCCTCGGCCTCTTTACCGCCGGCGCCTTCGTCAACGACCGCGGCGCGGCCCGCATGATCCGCCGGATGATCGAGGCGCTCAACATCAAGACGGAAAGCGCCGACAAGCCGGCCCGGCTTCTGTCGGGCGGCAACCAGCAGAAGATCGTTCTCGGCAAGTGGCTGGCGCGCCGGCCGCGCCTGCTCGTCCTCGACGAGCCCACCATCGGCGTCGATATCGGCGCGAAGTCGGAAATTGCCCGCGCCGTCCGCGAAATGGCCGACGAGGGCGTCGCGGTCGTCATCATCTCATCGGAACTGGAGGAGCTGCTGGCCGTCAGCGACCGGCTGCTCGTCCTGCACAACGGACGCATATTCCAGGACGTGCAGCGTCAGGATATCGGCTCGGAGGAGGAGCTTCACCATGCAATCCAAGGCCATCGTCTCGGAGCGGCCCCTGCGGGCGCCGCGGCTTGA
- a CDS encoding substrate-binding domain-containing protein, which produces MSLHVLKKALATMVVASLPMAALADNTEGVKHPLWYKEPSEKTMKLAAIDDLTDVVVSDGQRGEEGFPASRIAITDEQLAKIKAGNFTVAISMGWLGDDWASQQLIGLKENFEKLGIKVVAETNANWDDAKQIADLEAISVLKPDLLVSIPLNGKTTASAYKRLSEAGTKVVFIDQAVEGMDPGKDYAAIISSDNLALGMYLADLLAESINYKGKVAALYFANDFYVTNLRYEGFIARLRAKYPDVKLVAAAGHDDPNKGQEVAQGVLARYPDIDGMYASWSIPAMGAVTAANVNGRTPSDFKIVNENFDQIVALNMAQNGFIAGISSQRPYDQGTAEAKIGALTLIGETVPPYVVVPPLAVKRANLPQSYKTIYRIDLPQEMSSALSQ; this is translated from the coding sequence ATGTCCCTGCATGTCCTGAAGAAAGCCCTCGCGACCATGGTGGTCGCGTCCCTGCCGATGGCGGCGCTCGCCGACAACACGGAAGGGGTCAAGCACCCGCTCTGGTACAAGGAGCCGTCGGAAAAGACGATGAAGCTCGCTGCGATCGACGACCTCACCGACGTGGTGGTCTCCGACGGCCAGCGCGGCGAGGAAGGCTTCCCCGCCTCCAGGATCGCCATCACCGACGAACAGCTCGCCAAGATCAAGGCCGGCAACTTCACCGTCGCCATCTCCATGGGCTGGCTGGGCGACGACTGGGCCTCCCAGCAGCTCATCGGCCTCAAGGAGAATTTCGAGAAGCTCGGCATCAAGGTCGTCGCCGAGACCAATGCCAACTGGGACGACGCCAAGCAGATCGCCGACCTGGAGGCCATCTCCGTCCTGAAGCCCGACCTTCTGGTCTCCATCCCGCTCAACGGCAAGACGACGGCCAGCGCCTACAAGCGCCTCTCGGAGGCCGGCACCAAGGTGGTCTTCATCGACCAGGCCGTGGAAGGCATGGATCCGGGCAAGGACTATGCGGCGATCATCTCGTCCGACAATCTTGCGCTCGGCATGTATCTCGCCGACCTTCTGGCCGAATCGATCAACTACAAGGGCAAGGTCGCGGCGCTCTATTTCGCCAACGACTTCTACGTGACGAACCTGCGCTATGAGGGCTTCATCGCCCGCCTGCGCGCCAAGTACCCGGATGTCAAGCTCGTCGCCGCCGCCGGTCACGACGATCCGAACAAGGGCCAGGAAGTGGCGCAGGGCGTGCTGGCCCGCTACCCGGATATCGACGGCATGTATGCGAGCTGGTCGATCCCGGCCATGGGCGCGGTGACGGCCGCCAATGTCAACGGCCGCACGCCGTCCGACTTCAAGATCGTCAACGAGAACTTCGACCAGATCGTCGCGCTCAACATGGCGCAGAACGGCTTCATCGCCGGCATCTCCTCGCAGCGTCCCTACGACCAGGGCACCGCGGAAGCCAAGATCGGCGCGCTGACGCTGATCGGCGAGACGGTTCCGCCCTATGTGGTCGTGCCGCCGCTGGCCGTGAAGCGCGCCAACCTGCCGCAGTCCTACAAGACGATCTACCGGATCGATCTGCCGCAGGAAATGAGCTCGGCGCTCTCGCAGTAA